In a genomic window of Lacrimispora sp. BS-2:
- a CDS encoding HTH domain-containing protein, which yields MGYSFLDLAKDVLEHENIPLSVEEMWEAAGRYGLLEKLSSSGKTPIRTLSARIYVDIKNNQDTIFEQVSKRPAKFFLKGQTAGLQEYEDRQERTAKRLKFAERDLHILLSSFVNSDEHFKCSTKTIYHEVSKREKSGKNKWLHPDLVGVHFPFESYTPNTLKLFDILKVNPYKLYSFEMKINVNLANLREYYFQAVSNSSWAHEGYLVALHITENPELMDEMRRLNNAFGIGVIRLDAEHFMQSEILFSAKEKESLDWDTINRLVDSNPDFKKFLDDLMEDIKVGKIKSKYDETYTEEEQMCQYALKCGILS from the coding sequence ATGGGTTATAGCTTTTTAGATTTAGCAAAAGATGTATTAGAACACGAAAACATACCGCTGTCAGTTGAGGAGATGTGGGAAGCGGCGGGCAGATATGGCTTATTGGAGAAACTTTCTTCCTCCGGCAAGACCCCTATCCGTACCTTGTCAGCCAGAATCTATGTAGATATCAAGAATAACCAGGATACGATATTTGAACAGGTAAGTAAACGCCCGGCAAAGTTCTTCCTGAAAGGTCAAACGGCAGGATTACAGGAGTATGAGGACAGGCAGGAACGGACAGCAAAGAGACTTAAATTTGCAGAACGGGACTTACACATCCTGCTTTCCAGTTTTGTAAATTCTGATGAACATTTTAAATGCTCGACAAAAACCATTTACCATGAAGTCTCTAAGCGTGAAAAGAGCGGTAAGAACAAATGGCTGCACCCGGATCTTGTAGGGGTACATTTCCCTTTTGAATCTTATACACCAAATACTCTTAAGCTATTTGATATTTTAAAAGTAAATCCTTATAAGCTGTATTCCTTTGAAATGAAAATCAACGTGAATCTTGCCAACCTCCGGGAGTATTATTTCCAGGCGGTATCCAATTCCAGTTGGGCGCACGAAGGCTATCTAGTAGCACTACATATTACGGAGAATCCCGAATTAATGGATGAAATGCGCCGTTTAAACAATGCATTTGGGATTGGAGTAATCCGGTTAGATGCGGAGCATTTCATGCAAAGTGAAATCCTGTTCTCAGCAAAAGAAAAGGAATCCCTTGACTGGGATACCATTAACCGTTTGGTCGACAGCAATCCAGACTTTAAGAAGTTCCTGGATGACTTAATGGAAGATATTAAAGTAGGAAAGATTAAGAGTAAATATGATGAAACCTACACCGAAGAAGAGCAGATGTGCCAGTATGCTTTAAAATGCGGAATCCTGTCTTGA
- the rlmD gene encoding 23S rRNA (uracil(1939)-C(5))-methyltransferase RlmD, translating into MKKGEIYEGRIGRFDFPDKGIIELPEGKITVKHALPGQKVRVMINKKRGGRCEGRILEVLEHSSLESAENPCPHFGSCGGCVYQTIPYEEQLKIKEQQVKDLIDGVCEDYEFEGIRPSPVEAEYRNKMEFSFGDEYKDGPLALGMHKRGSFYDVVTTTECRIVNPDFCNILKAVKAYFEQLGTGFYKKMQHTGYLRHLLVRRAVNTGEILVALVTTTQEEVDLKPLTDLLLGLSLNGKIVGILHILNDSLADVVKSDRTEILYGQDYFYEELLGLKFKISPFSFFQTNSLGAEVLYETVRGYVGETKDKVVFDLYSGTGTIAQIIAPVAKKVVGVEIVKEAVEAARENARLNGLENCEFIDGDVLKIIDELVDKPDLIILDPPRDGIHPKALGKIIDFGVDRLVYVSCKPTSLVRDLVTLQERGYRVEKVCCVDMFPSTANVEIVCLLSRKS; encoded by the coding sequence GTGAAAAAGGGTGAGATATACGAAGGTAGGATTGGAAGATTTGATTTTCCTGATAAAGGAATTATTGAACTCCCGGAAGGGAAAATCACAGTAAAGCATGCACTTCCCGGCCAGAAGGTCCGGGTTATGATAAATAAAAAAAGAGGGGGACGCTGTGAGGGGCGGATTCTTGAAGTATTGGAGCATTCAAGCCTGGAATCGGCAGAGAATCCCTGCCCTCATTTTGGCAGCTGCGGAGGCTGTGTTTATCAGACAATTCCCTACGAGGAGCAGCTTAAGATCAAAGAGCAGCAGGTAAAGGATCTTATAGACGGAGTCTGTGAGGATTATGAATTTGAAGGGATACGGCCAAGCCCTGTGGAAGCGGAATACCGGAATAAAATGGAATTTTCCTTTGGGGATGAATACAAGGATGGTCCCCTGGCTTTGGGAATGCATAAGAGGGGAAGTTTTTATGACGTGGTGACGACTACGGAATGCAGGATTGTTAATCCGGACTTCTGTAATATCCTAAAGGCAGTAAAGGCGTATTTCGAACAATTAGGAACCGGTTTTTATAAGAAGATGCAGCATACGGGATATCTGCGTCATCTTTTGGTACGCCGGGCTGTGAATACTGGTGAGATTTTGGTGGCTCTGGTTACTACAACACAGGAAGAAGTGGACTTGAAGCCGCTTACGGATTTGCTGTTGGGGCTTTCTTTAAATGGAAAGATTGTGGGAATTCTTCATATTTTAAATGACAGTCTTGCAGATGTGGTTAAGAGTGACAGGACTGAGATTTTATATGGGCAGGATTATTTTTATGAGGAGCTTTTAGGGCTGAAATTTAAGATTTCTCCGTTTTCTTTTTTCCAGACGAATTCCCTTGGAGCGGAAGTCCTGTATGAGACGGTCAGAGGATATGTGGGAGAGACAAAGGATAAGGTAGTGTTCGATTTATACAGCGGAACAGGTACGATTGCTCAGATTATTGCTCCGGTTGCCAAAAAGGTTGTGGGCGTGGAAATTGTGAAAGAAGCGGTGGAAGCGGCAAGGGAGAATGCAAGACTGAATGGTCTTGAGAATTGTGAATTTATTGACGGGGATGTACTTAAGATTATTGATGAATTGGTGGATAAGCCGGATTTGATTATTTTGGATCCGCCTAGAGATGGGATTCATCCTAAGGCGTTGGGGAAGATCATTGATTTTGGCGTGGACAGGTTGGTGTATGTTTCCTGTAAGCCTACCAGTTTGGTAAGGGATTTGGTTACTCTTCAGGAGAGAGGGTATCGGGTGGAGAAGGTTTGTTGTGTGGATATGTTTCCTTCGACGGCGAATGTGGAAATCGTTTGTCTGCTTTCAAGAAAATCTTGA
- a CDS encoding helix-turn-helix transcriptional regulator, whose amino-acid sequence MNTDHRLRFGKYVETLRKSKGKSLRETAKAIKVSPQFYSEVEKGRSSTFTSERLKSLAYFLMLDDEQTHTLYDMAAESRSSNDITTPQDCADYMLCNSYVIEALRLSMETGAGEKEWQVLLNELKARKG is encoded by the coding sequence ATGAATACAGACCATAGATTAAGATTTGGAAAATACGTAGAGACACTTAGAAAAAGCAAAGGAAAATCTCTACGGGAAACGGCGAAAGCCATAAAAGTATCGCCACAGTTCTACAGCGAGGTGGAGAAAGGGAGAAGCAGCACCTTTACCTCAGAAAGGCTGAAATCACTGGCATATTTTTTAATGCTGGACGATGAGCAAACCCATACACTTTATGATATGGCAGCAGAATCTCGGTCATCTAATGATATTACAACACCCCAGGACTGTGCAGATTATATGCTCTGCAATTCCTATGTGATAGAAGCATTGCGGTTGTCGATGGAAACTGGTGCAGGGGAAAAAGAGTGGCAGGTTCTGCTGAATGAATTAAAGGCAAGGAAAGGGTGA